The following nucleotide sequence is from Dialister pneumosintes.
GGCTGTCATTATTACGGCAACCGAAGAACTCCCAAAGAAGGAATATTGGATAGAAGCTATACAACAGGAAATGCCTGAAGTCGTTTCTCTCTATCATAATGTACAAAATAAAGTGGGGAATGTAATACTTGGGAAAACTATGCATCATATATGGGGGTCACCTTCTATAACCAGCTCTTTATGCGGACTTTCTTTTGAAGTATCTCCTTATTCATTCTTTCAAGTGAATAAAGAACAGGCGGAAATTCTTTATGATAAAGCTATAGAATGTGCAGAACTTACAGGCAATGAAGTCGTAATTGATGCGTATTGCGGCACCGGTACGATTTCACTTTATCTTGCACGAAAAGCAAAAAAAGTGATTGGCATAGAAATCGTAAAACCGGCTATTGAAGATGCTAAAAAGAATGCACAGAAAAATAAAGTTGAAAATGTAGAATTTATTGCCGAAGATGCAGGTACCTATATGCCGAAACTCTATCAACAAGGACTGCGACCGGATGTTATCGTGATGGATCCGGTACGTGCCGGTTGTAGCGAAGAAGTATTAAAAGCAGCTGCTTCGATGCAACCCAAACGGATTGTATATGTATCTTGCAATCCGGCAACCTTTGCACGAGATGCCAAAATTCTAAAAGAACAGGGATATGAACTAACCAAAGTACAACCCGTCGACATGTTTCCACAAACCATGCACGTTGAGT
It contains:
- the rlmD gene encoding 23S rRNA (uracil(1939)-C(5))-methyltransferase RlmD, whose amino-acid sequence is MMKVPVIVGKKYISFVSDLGVHGEGIGKIDGFTVFIPDVLPEEIVKVKIILVKKSYAIGELLSIEKKSPYRVELEHTSAYGGCQLAHMTYEGQLQIKYRRVKDVITRIGGFSEEIVLPVLPAVHPWNYRNKMTAPVGSVHGETLIGYYKQGTHDIIPMDTCFIHQEGNNRLLRFVKRFMSKHSISAYNEKTKQGSVRHIMGRVGDGGKMMAVIITATEELPKKEYWIEAIQQEMPEVVSLYHNVQNKVGNVILGKTMHHIWGSPSITSSLCGLSFEVSPYSFFQVNKEQAEILYDKAIECAELTGNEVVIDAYCGTGTISLYLARKAKKVIGIEIVKPAIEDAKKNAQKNKVENVEFIAEDAGTYMPKLYQQGLRPDVIVMDPVRAGCSEEVLKAAASMQPKRIVYVSCNPATFARDAKILKEQGYELTKVQPVDMFPQTMHVECVSLLTKVHK